A window of the Chaetodon trifascialis isolate fChaTrf1 chromosome 9, fChaTrf1.hap1, whole genome shotgun sequence genome harbors these coding sequences:
- the aldoca gene encoding fructose-bisphosphate aldolase C-A, which translates to MTHQTPTLSEAQKRELHETALRIVSLGKGILAADESVGSMAKRLAQVGVENTEENRRQYRQILFSADDRINSCIGGVIFFHETLYQHSDNGVPFVKMIRDRGILVGIKVDKGVVPLAGTSGETTTQGLDGLSERCAQYKKDGAVFAKWRCVLKISDTNPSKLAIAENANVLARYSSICQQHGIVPIIEPEILPDGDHDMKRGQYITEKVLAAVYKAMSDHHVYLEGTLLKPNMVTAGHSCPTKYSPEQVAMATVTALRRTVPPAVTGVAFLSGGQSEEEASIHLNAINNCPLAKPWILTFSFGRALQASALRAWRGHKENEKAATEQFIKRAEANSLACQGKYTAGDNYGEVGQRSYGSCHAY; encoded by the exons atGACGCACCAGACCCCCACACTCTCTGAGGCGCAGAAGAGGGAGCTACATGAGACCGCTCTACGCATAGTTTCTCTAGGGAAGGGCATCCTGGCTGCAGATGAGTCTGTGG GCAGCATGGCTAAGCGGCTGGCCCAGGTCGGAGTGGAGAACACAGAGGAGAACCGCAGACAGTACAGGCAGATTCTCTTCAGTGCAGACGATCGCATCAACAGCTGCATTGGAGGGGTCATTTTCTTCCACGAGACGCTGTACCAGCACTCTGATAACGGCGTACCCTTCGTCAAAATGATCAGGGACAGGGGCATCTTGGTCGGCATCAAG GTTGACAAGGGTGTTGTTCCCCTAGCAGGAACATCTGGAGAAACCACCACACAGG GCCTGGATGGATTGTCGGAGCGCTGTGCGCAGTATAAAAAGGATGGAGCCGTCTTTGCAAAGTGGCGTTGTGTGCTCAAAATCAGTGACACCAATCCATCTAAACTGGCTATCGCAGAGAATGCAAATGTTCTTGCACGCTACTCCAGCATCTGCCAGCAG CATGGCATCGTGCCCATCATTGAGCCAGAGATTTTGCCTGATGGAGATCACGACATGAAACGTGGCCAGTACATCACTGAGAAG GTCCTGGCTGCAGTGTACAAGGCCATGTCAGACCACCATGTGTATCTGGAGGGCACTCTCCTCAAACCCAACATGGTCACTGCTGGACACAGCTGTCCCACCAAGTACAGCCCGGAGCAGGTTGCAATGGCGACTGTCACCGCCTTACGCCGCACTGTTCCCCCAGCGGTCACTG GAGTGGCTTTCCTCTCAGGTggacagagtgaagaggaggcgTCTATCCACCTCAACGCCATCAACAACTGCCCTCTGGCCAAACCCTGGATCCTAACGTTCTCCTTTGGCCGTGCCCTGCAGGCGTCTGCGCTCAGAGCCTGGAGAGGACATAAAGAGAACGAGAAGGCCGCCACTGAGCAGTTCATCAAGAGAGCAGAG GCGAACAGTCTGGCATGTCAGGGGAAGTACACTGCTGGTGATAACTACGGCGAGGTTGGCCAGCGCAGCTACGGTTCTTGTCATGCATACTGA
- the srsf1a gene encoding serine/arginine-rich splicing factor 1A, which translates to MSGVVRGPAGNNDCRIYVGNLPPDIRTKDVEDVFYKYGTIRDIDLKNRRGGPPFAFIEFEDPRDADDAVYGRDGYDYDGYRLRVEFPRSGRGSRGGFGGIGGAPRGRYGPPSRRSEYRVIVSGLPQSGSWQDLKDHMREAGDVCYADVFRDGTGVVEFVRKEDMTYAVRKLDNTKFRSHEGETAYIRVKLDGPRSPSYGRSRSRSRGSRSRSRSRSASRSRSNSRGRGRGSPRYSPRHSRSRSRS; encoded by the exons ATGTCGGGTGTTGTGCGAGGCCCTGCTGGAAACAACGACTGCCGAATTTATGTGGGGAACCTTCCTCCCGATATTCGCACAAAAGACGTGGAAGACGTGTTCTACAAATACGGAACAATTCGAGATATCGACCTGAAGAACCGGAGAGGAGGACCGCCGTTCGCCTTCATTGAATTCGAAGACCCCAG GGACGCGGATGATGCAGTCTATGGACGTGATGGGTATGACTACGACGGCTACAGACTGCGTGTGGAGTTCCCTCGGAGCGGCAGGGGCTCCAGAGGCGGCTTCGGCGGGATCGGTGGAGCGCCCAGAGGCAGATACGGGCCTCCGTCCAGACGCTCAGAGTACAGGGTCATTGTGTCGG GGCTCCCTCAGAGCGGCAGCTGGCAGGACCTGAAGGACCACATGCGTGAAGCAGGCGACGTGTGCTATGCTGACGTTTTCAGAGATGGAACTGGAGTTGTAGAATTTGTGCGCAAAGAAGACATGACCTATGCCGTTCGAAAGCTGGACAACACCAAATTCCGCTCGCACGAG GGAGAGACTGCTTACATTCGTGTGAAATTAGACGGTCCCCGCAGCCCAAGTTACGGAAGATCACGCTCCCGAAGCCGTGGCAGCCGGAGCAGGAGCCGCAGTCGCAGCGCCAGCCGCAGCCGCAGCAATTCCCGTGGCCGTGGCAGAGGATCGCCCCGCTACTCGCCTCGTCACAGCCGCTCTCGCTCCCGTTCCTAA